The Pseudomonas parafulva genome includes a window with the following:
- a CDS encoding alkaline phosphatase family protein, with protein sequence MSHNVILVLLDGLNYQVAHHAMGHLHAYVEADRAALYCMECELPSLSRPLYECILTGVPPIDSGIVHNNVNRLSNQRSVFHYAREANLGTAAAAYHWMSELYNRSPFDPQRDRHTHAPKLPIQHGLFYWDDRYPDSHLLADGEYLRRRHAPNFLLVHPMSIDDVGHHHGLDSSQYRNAARSADILLADYLPKWLDEGYQVLVTADHGMNNDRSHNGLLAEEREVPLFVFGAAFSLDPSAKPLQTDLCGTICELLGAAHDKSVCRELLK encoded by the coding sequence ATGAGCCACAACGTCATCCTGGTGCTGTTGGACGGGCTGAACTATCAGGTTGCCCACCACGCCATGGGCCATTTGCACGCCTATGTCGAGGCTGACCGCGCCGCGCTTTACTGCATGGAGTGCGAACTGCCATCGCTGTCCCGCCCGCTGTACGAGTGCATTCTCACAGGTGTTCCCCCTATCGACAGCGGCATCGTGCATAACAACGTCAACCGGCTTTCCAACCAGCGCAGCGTGTTCCACTACGCCCGCGAGGCCAACCTGGGCACGGCAGCCGCGGCCTATCACTGGATGAGCGAGCTGTACAACCGCTCGCCTTTCGACCCCCAGCGTGACCGGCATACCCACGCCCCCAAGTTGCCCATCCAGCATGGGTTGTTCTACTGGGACGATCGCTACCCCGATTCACACCTGCTGGCCGACGGCGAATACCTGCGCCGGCGTCATGCGCCCAATTTTCTGCTGGTGCACCCGATGAGCATCGACGATGTGGGCCACCACCATGGGCTGGACAGCAGCCAATACCGCAACGCTGCCCGCAGCGCAGACATCCTGCTGGCCGACTATCTGCCCAAGTGGCTCGACGAGGGCTACCAGGTGCTGGTGACCGCCGACCATGGCATGAACAACGACCGCTCGCACAACGGCCTGCTGGCCGAAGAGCGCGAAGTGCCCTTGTTCGTGTTCGGCGCAGCCTTCAGCCTCGACCCTTCGGCCAAGCCGCTGCAGACCGACCTGTGCGGGACCATCTGCGAGTTGCTCGGCGCCGCTCACGACAAATCGGTCTGCCGGGAGTTGCTCAAATGA
- a CDS encoding ABC transporter substrate-binding protein, which produces MKKLFMASLLGSAIAFCTSAMAADDLKALEDAARKEGTVNSVGMPDAWANWKDTWQDLASKYGLKHSDTDMSSAQEIAKFEAEKDNASADIGDVGAAFGPIAIAKGVSQPYKPSTWDQVPAWAKDKDGHWALAYTGTIAFIINKDLVKESERPKTWHDLERGKYKVAIGDVGTAAQAANGVLAAAIAYKGDESNVAPGLQLFTKLAQQKRLSLANPTIQTLEKGEVEVGVVWDFNGLSYRDQIDPKRFEVLIPSDGSITSGYTTIINKYAKHPNAAKLTREYIFSDAGQINLAKGHARPIRAEHLKLPEDVQAKLLPNEQYAPAQPIKNAEVWEATSKKLPQLWQEQVIIEME; this is translated from the coding sequence ATGAAAAAGTTGTTCATGGCGTCACTGCTCGGTTCGGCAATCGCGTTCTGCACGTCGGCCATGGCCGCCGATGACCTCAAGGCACTGGAGGATGCCGCCCGCAAGGAAGGCACGGTCAATAGCGTGGGCATGCCCGATGCCTGGGCCAACTGGAAGGACACCTGGCAGGACCTGGCCAGCAAATACGGGCTCAAGCACAGCGACACCGACATGAGTTCGGCCCAGGAAATCGCCAAGTTCGAGGCGGAAAAAGACAATGCCAGTGCCGACATCGGCGACGTGGGCGCAGCGTTCGGGCCCATTGCCATTGCCAAGGGCGTAAGCCAGCCGTACAAGCCAAGCACCTGGGACCAGGTGCCAGCGTGGGCCAAGGACAAGGATGGCCATTGGGCGCTGGCCTACACCGGCACCATCGCGTTCATCATCAACAAGGACCTGGTCAAGGAATCAGAACGGCCCAAGACCTGGCACGACCTGGAACGCGGCAAGTACAAGGTGGCCATCGGTGATGTCGGCACCGCCGCCCAGGCCGCCAACGGCGTGCTGGCCGCCGCCATCGCTTACAAGGGCGATGAGAGCAACGTGGCCCCAGGCCTGCAACTGTTCACCAAACTGGCCCAGCAAAAACGCCTGTCCCTGGCCAACCCGACCATCCAGACCCTGGAAAAGGGCGAGGTGGAAGTGGGCGTGGTCTGGGACTTCAATGGCTTGAGCTACCGCGATCAGATCGACCCCAAGCGCTTTGAAGTGCTGATCCCATCGGACGGCTCAATCACCTCGGGCTACACCACCATCATCAACAAGTACGCCAAGCACCCCAATGCAGCGAAACTGACGCGTGAATACATCTTCAGCGATGCCGGGCAGATCAACCTGGCCAAGGGGCACGCACGCCCGATTCGCGCCGAGCACCTGAAGCTGCCGGAGGATGTGCAGGCCAAATTGCTGCCCAACGAGCAATACGCGCCTGCGCAACCGATCAAGAATGCCGAAGTGTGGGAAGCGACCTCCAAGAAGCTGCCGCAGTTGTGGCAAGAACAGGTAATCATCGAAATGGAATGA
- a CDS encoding UTRA domain-containing protein, protein MQPMPPRAVTAICNALEEQIEHGLLAPGGKLPAERRLSELFATTRITLREALVQLEARGLIYREERRGWFVAPERLSYDLIARSHFHAMVREQGRAASTELLSARLQPASAAICARLQLPALSSVVCICRLRRIDGRAVLYAEHYLNPRYFPAILEHDLAQSLTEIYERQYGLHYGQVCFEILPTALPVQAAGALRVSAGSPGLQITRVNSDQHGQLIDCDLEYWRHDAICIRAQAG, encoded by the coding sequence ATGCAGCCAATGCCACCGCGCGCGGTAACAGCCATTTGTAACGCCCTTGAGGAGCAGATCGAGCACGGCCTGTTGGCGCCGGGCGGCAAGCTGCCCGCCGAGCGCCGGCTCAGCGAACTCTTCGCCACCACGCGTATCACCCTGCGCGAGGCGTTGGTGCAGTTGGAGGCAAGGGGCTTGATCTATCGCGAAGAGCGGCGGGGCTGGTTCGTCGCCCCCGAGCGCTTGAGCTATGACCTCATCGCGCGCAGCCACTTCCATGCAATGGTGCGTGAGCAGGGTCGGGCTGCCAGTACCGAGCTGCTGTCGGCTCGGCTGCAGCCGGCTTCGGCGGCCATCTGCGCGCGGCTGCAGCTGCCGGCGTTGTCCAGTGTGGTGTGCATCTGTAGGCTCAGGCGTATCGACGGCAGGGCGGTGCTGTACGCCGAGCACTACCTCAATCCGCGTTACTTCCCGGCCATCCTCGAACACGACCTGGCGCAGTCATTGACTGAAATCTATGAGCGCCAATACGGTCTGCACTACGGGCAGGTGTGCTTCGAGATCTTGCCCACCGCATTGCCCGTGCAGGCGGCCGGAGCGTTGAGGGTGTCAGCGGGCAGCCCGGGGCTGCAGATCACCCGGGTCAACAGCGACCAGCATGGGCAGCTGATCGACTGCGACCTGGAATACTGGCGCCATGACGCCATTTGTATCAGGGCACAGGCAGGCTAG